In one window of Tellurirhabdus rosea DNA:
- a CDS encoding GNAT family N-acetyltransferase — MITLRRTTAADPDFHSLVAELDIVLREIYGGKQDQYDALNKGLDNACVVVALQDGVPAGCGCFKRINRPDAVEIKRMYVRSAVRRTGIAQALLTELEQWAQDLGYPATVLQTGNKQPEAIELYRKTGYRTISPYGSYADDPDSVCMEKALSRG, encoded by the coding sequence ATGATTACTCTTCGCCGAACCACCGCCGCTGACCCCGATTTTCACTCGCTGGTGGCCGAACTGGACATTGTCCTGCGCGAAATTTACGGCGGCAAGCAGGACCAGTACGATGCCCTGAACAAAGGGCTGGATAATGCCTGTGTCGTGGTTGCCCTGCAGGACGGTGTCCCGGCAGGCTGCGGCTGTTTCAAGCGGATTAACCGGCCCGACGCCGTCGAAATCAAGCGGATGTACGTCCGGTCCGCCGTCCGCCGAACGGGGATTGCCCAGGCCCTCCTGACAGAACTGGAACAGTGGGCGCAGGACCTTGGCTACCCGGCAACCGTTCTGCAAACCGGCAACAAACAGCCCGAAGCGATTGAACTCTACCGCAAAACCGGCTATCGGACCATCTCACCGTACGGCTCCTACGCCGACGACCCGGATAGCGTGTGCATGGAAAAGGCGCTCAGCCGCGGGTAA
- a CDS encoding Maf family protein, giving the protein MQLSRPLVLASNSPRRQQLLREAGFDFRVDVRPTDELFPADLPVAEVAAYLAHHKAEQFRPDLADQLILCADTIVVVDNDILNKPADADEAARMLRQLSGRAHQVMTGVCLLSSEGPVTLTDVATVVFRDLTENMIAYYIDHYRPFDKAGAYGVQEWIGMVGIERIEGSFYTIMGLPVHRVYDLLKPYLR; this is encoded by the coding sequence ATGCAGTTATCCCGCCCCCTGGTGCTGGCTTCGAATTCACCCCGCCGACAGCAGTTGCTGCGCGAAGCCGGTTTTGATTTCCGCGTCGACGTGCGGCCAACCGACGAGCTGTTTCCGGCCGACCTGCCGGTGGCCGAAGTGGCGGCTTACCTCGCCCACCACAAAGCCGAACAGTTTCGCCCGGATCTGGCCGACCAGCTGATTCTCTGCGCCGATACGATTGTGGTGGTCGACAACGACATTCTCAACAAACCCGCCGACGCCGACGAGGCCGCGCGCATGCTCCGGCAGCTATCGGGCCGGGCGCACCAGGTCATGACGGGCGTGTGTCTGCTCTCGTCGGAAGGTCCGGTTACCCTGACCGACGTCGCCACGGTGGTGTTCCGGGACCTGACCGAAAACATGATCGCCTACTACATTGACCATTACCGCCCGTTCGACAAAGCGGGGGCCTACGGCGTGCAGGAATGGATCGGGATGGTGGGCATCGAACGGATCGAGGGCTCGTTCTACACGATCATGGGCCTGCCCGTCCACCGGGTGTATGACCTGCTGAAACCGTATCTCCGCTAA
- a CDS encoding AMP nucleosidase: MKTKEEIVQNWLPRYTGTPIEQFGEYILLTNFINYVEMFAQQFNVEIYGMGRAMQTATADNITIINFGMGSAMAATVMDLLTAIQPKAVLFLGKCGGLKKTQIGDLVLPIAAIRGDGTSNDYMRPEIPALPSFRLQRAVSSMIKKHELDYWTGTVYTTNRRIWEHDEEFKEYLREIRAMAIDMETATVFTVGFANSIPHGALLLVSDNPLVPEGVKTEESDKRVTSMFVEKHLLIGIDSLRELATSGESVKHLRFE, translated from the coding sequence ATGAAAACCAAAGAAGAGATCGTCCAAAACTGGCTCCCGCGCTATACGGGAACTCCCATCGAGCAGTTCGGGGAGTATATACTGCTGACGAATTTTATCAATTATGTAGAAATGTTCGCCCAGCAGTTCAACGTGGAAATCTACGGAATGGGGCGGGCCATGCAGACGGCTACGGCCGACAACATCACCATCATCAACTTCGGGATGGGCAGCGCCATGGCGGCCACGGTGATGGACCTGCTGACGGCCATCCAGCCCAAAGCGGTGCTGTTTCTGGGCAAATGCGGCGGCCTCAAAAAGACCCAGATCGGCGATCTGGTCCTGCCGATTGCGGCCATCCGCGGCGACGGAACGAGCAACGACTACATGCGGCCCGAAATTCCGGCCCTGCCGTCGTTCCGCCTGCAGCGCGCCGTGTCGTCCATGATCAAAAAACACGAACTGGATTACTGGACCGGTACCGTCTATACGACCAATCGCCGCATCTGGGAACACGACGAGGAGTTTAAAGAATACCTGCGCGAAATCCGGGCGATGGCCATCGATATGGAAACGGCCACGGTCTTTACCGTCGGTTTTGCCAATTCCATCCCGCACGGGGCGCTGCTGCTCGTTTCCGACAACCCGCTCGTTCCGGAAGGGGTGAAGACGGAAGAAAGCGACAAACGGGTCACGTCCATGTTTGTGGAAAAGCACCTGCTCATCGGCATCGATTCCCTGCGCGAACTGGCGACGTCGGGCGAATCGGTGAAGCACCTGCGCTTCGAATAA
- a CDS encoding BamA/TamA family outer membrane protein — MSTIRTELQCVFRPAFACGWLTLLCLFCSTEPVRGQTPLRGDSASHRLADSVLINRDSVFYLQLKQRMYKRKVTRAMYDLLFRDVYNSRVRSGEVSAIEANPFQEHEGKIIGDIFIRRLEVFGQTVYDTTRYSANWVEKVGNRLHRDTREGVIRRSFLLFRKGDAVNPNQLRDNERLLRNSNIFHDARIILVPRPGSTSFVDVYVITQDVWSLLPGGSVGALNRWDFSLEQRNFQGFGHTFSNAIAYRGDDPIQRLNYRGRYFIPYIGRNLISAQADAIYERDWRQLGVRVYRPFLTPDTRVAGALEFTHTQLPRNRIFLNDGTDSVRLFPLYYNYSDVWLGYAFRPLTGFLDPEDRTRLVVAGRISNYTFLRRPEVTSDTNQLYQNSRTVLLSVGLSQRRYTRDVLIYGFGRTEDVPYGSQFSIMGGVDYAELGKRMYMGVKYSKGGYIRKVGYLYGLFNVGGFLKSDRGVQQGVFALETNYFSPLRTTSWGNWRHFVNIRYTHGLNRFDNEFVTLSGRDRFGLTNDALRGTKFLLTNFENVLFSKLDVLGFRVAIITFANFGLITYNRSLWKAPLYQSYGFGFRFRNENLTFNSFQIRLAWYPNIPANPSPLRFAFDAVPTLRLRDFDVSAPEIISYR, encoded by the coding sequence GTGAGTACAATCAGGACGGAGCTTCAGTGTGTCTTCCGGCCGGCGTTTGCCTGCGGCTGGCTGACTCTGCTTTGCCTGTTCTGTAGCACCGAACCCGTTCGGGGTCAGACGCCCCTGCGCGGTGATTCGGCCTCGCACCGGCTGGCCGACAGTGTGCTCATCAACCGGGACAGCGTTTTTTATCTTCAGTTAAAGCAGCGGATGTACAAGCGCAAAGTGACCCGCGCCATGTACGACCTGCTGTTCCGCGATGTGTACAACAGCCGCGTCCGATCGGGCGAAGTCAGCGCCATCGAGGCCAATCCGTTTCAGGAACACGAAGGAAAGATAATCGGCGATATTTTCATCCGCCGGTTGGAAGTGTTCGGGCAGACCGTCTACGATACCACGCGGTATTCGGCCAACTGGGTGGAAAAGGTCGGCAACCGGCTGCACCGGGATACGCGCGAAGGCGTTATCCGCCGCTCCTTTCTGCTGTTCCGGAAAGGCGATGCGGTCAACCCGAACCAGTTGCGGGACAACGAACGTCTGCTGCGGAATTCCAACATCTTCCACGACGCCCGCATCATCTTGGTGCCGCGTCCGGGCAGCACCAGTTTTGTCGATGTGTACGTCATCACCCAGGACGTGTGGTCGCTGCTGCCGGGCGGCTCGGTCGGGGCGCTCAACCGCTGGGATTTTTCGCTGGAACAGCGGAATTTCCAGGGCTTCGGTCACACGTTTTCCAACGCCATCGCCTACCGCGGCGACGACCCGATCCAGCGGCTGAACTACCGGGGCCGTTATTTTATTCCGTACATCGGCCGAAATCTGATCAGCGCCCAGGCCGACGCGATTTACGAGCGCGACTGGCGTCAGCTCGGCGTTCGGGTGTACCGGCCTTTTCTGACCCCCGACACGCGGGTGGCGGGGGCGCTGGAGTTTACCCACACCCAGCTGCCCCGCAACCGGATTTTCCTCAACGACGGCACCGACAGCGTCCGGCTTTTTCCGCTGTATTACAACTATAGCGACGTCTGGCTCGGGTACGCCTTTCGTCCCCTGACCGGGTTTCTGGACCCCGAGGACCGGACGCGGCTCGTGGTCGCCGGCCGGATTTCCAATTACACCTTTCTGCGGCGGCCGGAGGTGACTTCTGACACAAACCAACTCTACCAGAACAGCCGGACGGTGCTGCTGAGCGTCGGGCTCTCGCAGCGGCGCTACACCCGCGACGTGCTGATTTACGGCTTCGGGCGCACCGAGGACGTGCCGTACGGCAGCCAGTTTTCCATCATGGGCGGCGTTGATTATGCCGAACTGGGCAAACGGATGTACATGGGCGTGAAGTACTCGAAAGGCGGCTACATCCGGAAGGTCGGCTATCTGTACGGCCTGTTCAATGTGGGCGGTTTTCTGAAATCCGACCGGGGCGTGCAGCAGGGCGTTTTTGCGCTGGAAACCAACTATTTCAGTCCGCTGCGGACCACGAGCTGGGGCAACTGGCGGCACTTCGTCAACATCCGGTACACGCACGGCCTCAACCGGTTCGACAACGAATTTGTGACGCTTTCGGGCCGCGACCGCTTTGGCCTGACCAACGACGCCCTGCGCGGCACCAAGTTTCTGCTGACCAACTTCGAGAACGTGCTGTTTTCGAAACTGGACGTGCTCGGCTTTCGGGTGGCCATCATCACGTTTGCCAATTTTGGCCTCATTACCTACAACCGAAGTCTCTGGAAAGCCCCGCTCTATCAAAGTTACGGCTTCGGGTTCCGCTTCCGGAACGAAAACCTCACCTTCAACAGTTTTCAGATCAGACTGGCCTGGTATCCCAACATTCCGGCCAATCCGAGCCCGCTGCGCTTTGCCTTTGATGCCGTACCCACCCTGCGGCTGCGGGATTTCGACGTATCGGCGCCCGAAATTATTTCGTACCGCTAA
- a CDS encoding glycoside hydrolase family 3 N-terminal domain-containing protein has translation MSSRLANFLAALGLVFIFLIAGTNARAQTVPSFLKANPAWVDSVFNKLTPDERIAQLIMIAGYSNRTRQYEDSLMNVVRQYKVGGLVFFQGGPIRQARLVNRLQTVASVPLLIAVDGEWGLAMRLDSTVRFPYQMTLGAIQQRDDLIYKMGAAMARHCRRMGIHVNFAPVADVNNNPNNPVINFRSFGEDKESVARKALAYMRGMQNNGLLTSIKHFPGHGDTGTDSHYDLPQITHDRQRIDNLELYPFRQLIEAGAAGVMVAHLNIPALDTTKNLPTTLSRRVVTDLLKNELGFGGLVFSDAMNMKGVTKYYPSGIADRMGLEAGMDVLEFTEDVAKAIAEVKAAIAAGRITQAEIDARCRKVLAAKAWAGLDRYKPVDLMNLVQDLNDPESNLINRLLTEESLTILKNGQNVLPLFKLDTMRIASVSLDAPQTTAFQTMLGNYTTIDHFNLTATTPDTTVQRVMNDLKKYNLLLVGVHLNNIRPRTYGITPQTAAQLKTLAETGKAVVTVFGNPYSLGKLEGLDKARALVMAYQLTPFAEELSAQLIFGAIPAKGKLPVTVNETYKLNDGILTAPLARLKYTIPEEVGVDSRFLTVKVDSMMQSAIRLKAFPGGVVQMAKDGKVIFRKAYGTHTYEGMTPTKLTDLFDMASVTKISTSTLALMRLVDAGKFNVDKTMAEYVPEYRKSNKANLVWRNVLTHQAGLKAWIPFWRDALNPDGTWKDKTFSDEKRGPYTVEVTDNLFLHRRYRKTIFEQIKESPVSEKKDYVYSDLSFYLYPQIVKRRTGQEFEEYLKKNVYEPMGATTLTFNPRRFFNLTRIVETEYDSLFRKTLIHGRVHDEGAAMLGGLSGHAGLFGTANDLMKLMQMYLQKGYYGGTQYIQPATLEEFTRYQFPERGSRRGLGFDKPTFKFSGNAARSASARSFGHSGFTGTFTWADPDYGINYVILTNRVYPTRNNNKVSELNIRTNVNEVLYEALRRGTSPFLREILN, from the coding sequence ATGTCATCCCGGCTTGCCAACTTTTTAGCCGCTCTCGGTCTTGTTTTCATTTTCCTTATTGCCGGTACCAATGCCCGCGCGCAGACCGTACCGTCGTTTCTGAAGGCGAACCCGGCCTGGGTAGATTCGGTGTTCAATAAACTGACGCCGGATGAGCGCATCGCGCAGTTGATTATGATCGCGGGGTATTCCAACCGCACCCGCCAGTACGAAGATTCGCTGATGAACGTCGTGCGGCAATACAAAGTGGGCGGACTGGTCTTTTTTCAGGGCGGACCCATCCGGCAGGCCCGGCTGGTCAACCGCCTGCAAACCGTCGCCAGCGTGCCGCTCCTGATTGCGGTGGACGGCGAGTGGGGGCTGGCCATGCGTCTCGACAGCACGGTTCGTTTTCCGTACCAGATGACCCTCGGCGCCATCCAGCAGCGCGATGATTTAATTTACAAAATGGGGGCCGCCATGGCCCGGCACTGCCGCCGGATGGGCATTCACGTCAATTTTGCTCCCGTTGCCGACGTCAACAACAACCCGAACAACCCGGTCATCAACTTCCGCTCGTTCGGCGAAGACAAAGAATCCGTGGCCCGCAAGGCGCTGGCCTACATGCGCGGCATGCAGAACAACGGCCTGCTGACGTCGATCAAACACTTCCCCGGCCACGGCGACACGGGCACAGACTCCCATTACGACCTCCCGCAGATTACGCACGACCGCCAGCGTATTGACAATCTCGAACTGTATCCGTTCCGGCAACTGATTGAGGCCGGAGCCGCCGGAGTAATGGTGGCTCACCTGAACATTCCGGCGCTGGACACGACCAAAAACCTGCCCACGACGCTCTCCCGCCGGGTGGTCACCGACCTGCTCAAAAACGAACTAGGCTTCGGCGGCCTGGTTTTCTCGGACGCCATGAATATGAAGGGCGTTACGAAATACTACCCCTCGGGCATCGCCGACCGCATGGGTCTGGAAGCCGGTATGGACGTGCTGGAATTTACTGAAGACGTCGCCAAAGCCATTGCCGAGGTGAAAGCCGCCATCGCCGCCGGCCGGATCACGCAGGCCGAGATCGACGCCCGCTGCCGCAAGGTGCTCGCCGCCAAAGCCTGGGCCGGTCTCGACCGCTACAAACCCGTGGACCTGATGAACCTCGTGCAGGACCTCAACGACCCGGAATCGAACCTGATCAACCGCCTGCTGACTGAGGAGTCGCTGACAATCCTGAAAAATGGGCAGAACGTGCTGCCGCTGTTCAAGCTCGACACCATGCGGATCGCCAGCGTCTCGCTCGACGCCCCGCAGACCACGGCTTTCCAGACGATGCTCGGCAACTACACCACGATCGATCATTTCAACCTGACGGCCACCACGCCCGATACCACGGTGCAGCGGGTGATGAACGATCTCAAAAAGTACAACCTGCTGCTGGTGGGCGTTCACCTGAACAACATCCGCCCGCGAACCTACGGCATCACGCCCCAGACGGCCGCCCAGCTCAAAACGCTGGCCGAAACCGGCAAGGCCGTCGTGACCGTGTTTGGCAACCCGTATTCCCTCGGTAAGCTCGAAGGGCTCGACAAGGCCCGCGCGCTGGTGATGGCCTACCAGCTCACGCCGTTTGCGGAAGAATTGTCGGCGCAGTTGATTTTTGGGGCCATTCCGGCCAAAGGCAAGCTGCCGGTAACGGTCAACGAAACCTACAAACTGAACGACGGCATTCTGACGGCTCCGCTCGCCCGGCTCAAATACACCATTCCGGAGGAAGTGGGCGTCGATTCGCGCTTCCTGACCGTTAAAGTCGATTCGATGATGCAGAGCGCCATCCGGCTCAAGGCGTTTCCGGGCGGCGTGGTGCAGATGGCGAAAGACGGCAAGGTGATTTTCCGGAAAGCCTACGGCACCCATACCTACGAAGGCATGACGCCGACCAAACTGACGGACCTTTTCGACATGGCGTCGGTGACCAAAATCTCGACCTCGACGCTGGCCCTGATGCGGCTGGTCGATGCCGGGAAGTTTAACGTGGACAAAACGATGGCCGAATACGTGCCCGAATACCGGAAATCGAACAAGGCCAATCTCGTCTGGCGCAACGTGCTGACCCACCAGGCCGGGCTGAAAGCCTGGATTCCGTTCTGGCGCGACGCTCTCAATCCGGACGGAACCTGGAAGGACAAGACCTTCAGCGACGAGAAGCGCGGACCTTACACGGTGGAGGTGACCGATAACCTGTTTCTGCACCGGAGATACCGGAAAACGATTTTTGAGCAGATTAAAGAGTCGCCGGTGAGCGAGAAAAAGGACTACGTGTATAGCGACCTGTCGTTCTATCTGTACCCCCAGATCGTGAAGCGGCGGACCGGCCAGGAGTTCGAAGAATACCTGAAAAAGAACGTGTACGAGCCGATGGGCGCCACGACGCTGACCTTCAACCCACGCCGTTTCTTCAACCTGACCCGGATTGTCGAGACGGAGTACGATTCGCTGTTCCGCAAAACGCTGATTCACGGGCGGGTTCACGACGAAGGCGCGGCCATGCTGGGCGGACTGTCGGGCCATGCGGGCCTGTTCGGGACGGCCAACGACCTGATGAAGCTGATGCAGATGTATCTCCAGAAAGGCTACTATGGCGGAACGCAGTACATTCAGCCGGCGACGCTGGAGGAATTTACGCGCTACCAGTTTCCGGAGCGGGGCAGCCGCCGGGGTCTGGGCTTCGACAAGCCGACGTTCAAGTTCTCGGGGAATGCGGCCCGGTCGGCCAGCGCCCGGAGTTTCGGCCACTCGGGCTTTACGGGCACCTTCACCTGGGCGGACCCGGACTACGGCATCAACTACGTCATCCTGACGAACCGCGTTTATCCGACCCGCAACAACAATAAAGTCAGTGAATTAAACATTCGTACCAATGTCAACGAAGTGCTCTATGAGGCCCTGCGGCGCGGCACTTCGCCTTTCCTGCGCGAAATTCTGAACTAA
- a CDS encoding MerR family transcriptional regulator, producing the protein MKPYSVKALAKLAGVSVRTLHHYDRLGLLKPSVRTEARYRLYGKDELLRLQQILFYRELDFSLNEILALLKDPDFDLLHALESHKKGLQQRQERLTTLLTTIDKTISTVKGERDMLTNEELYAGFSKEQTEAYRAEAVARYGENEVAASETNLRQLGKTGFEQLKTDAQDIATKLLSLVGQDPASPAVQEQIARHYANIRGFWGEAVCAGKDMAAAYKGLAQLYLDDPRYTRFGGEPNPAYAAFLQQAMVHFADTNLSQ; encoded by the coding sequence ATGAAACCGTATTCCGTCAAAGCGCTGGCAAAGCTGGCGGGGGTCAGTGTGCGCACGCTGCACCACTACGACCGGCTGGGCCTGCTCAAACCCTCCGTCCGGACCGAGGCCAGGTACCGGCTGTACGGGAAAGATGAATTGCTGCGCCTTCAGCAGATTCTTTTTTACAGAGAACTGGATTTCTCCCTCAACGAGATTCTGGCGCTGCTGAAGGACCCGGATTTTGATCTGCTACACGCCCTGGAGAGCCATAAAAAAGGCCTTCAGCAGCGACAGGAACGTCTGACCACCCTGCTGACGACGATTGACAAAACCATTTCCACAGTAAAAGGAGAAAGAGACATGTTAACCAACGAAGAACTATACGCGGGCTTTTCGAAAGAACAAACGGAAGCCTACCGCGCGGAAGCCGTCGCCAGATACGGAGAAAACGAGGTGGCCGCCAGTGAAACCAACCTCCGCCAGCTCGGGAAAACAGGTTTCGAGCAACTGAAAACCGATGCGCAGGACATCGCCACGAAGCTGTTGTCCCTCGTCGGCCAGGACCCGGCCAGTCCGGCGGTGCAGGAGCAGATCGCCCGGCATTACGCCAACATCCGGGGCTTCTGGGGCGAAGCGGTCTGTGCCGGCAAGGACATGGCCGCCGCTTACAAAGGTCTCGCCCAACTGTACCTGGACGACCCGCGTTACACCCGTTTTGGGGGCGAACCGAACCCCGCGTACGCGGCCTTTCTGCAACAGGCGATGGTTCATTTTGCGGACACGAACCTAAGTCAATAA
- a CDS encoding MarR family winged helix-turn-helix transcriptional regulator — protein MSIEADIKQTSSFRTPYHRLTVNLMFTNNWLCNRQMQVLKPFGLTLQQYNVLRILRGQHPKPVKVADITERMLDKMSNASRLVDKLLAKDLVQRTECPSDRRAVDVLITDKGLDLLKKLDKVINEQEAEIQRLTEEEASLISRLLDKLRGSE, from the coding sequence ATGTCAATTGAAGCGGACATCAAACAAACTTCCTCCTTCCGGACGCCTTACCACCGGCTGACGGTCAACCTGATGTTTACCAACAACTGGTTGTGTAACCGCCAGATGCAGGTCCTCAAGCCATTCGGACTGACGTTGCAGCAGTACAACGTCCTCAGGATTCTGCGCGGCCAGCACCCGAAGCCGGTCAAGGTGGCGGACATCACGGAGCGGATGCTCGACAAAATGTCGAACGCTTCGCGGCTGGTGGATAAACTTTTGGCGAAGGATCTGGTCCAACGCACCGAATGCCCCAGCGACCGGCGCGCCGTGGACGTGCTGATTACAGACAAGGGCCTTGATCTGCTCAAAAAGCTGGACAAGGTCATCAACGAACAGGAAGCGGAAATCCAGCGGCTGACGGAAGAAGAGGCCAGCCTGATAAGTCGGCTGCTCGACAAACTGCGCGGCTCAGAGTAA
- a CDS encoding YceI family protein: MKVNQLFAGLMAAVLLASAPVMAENPGKKVAKTTAKATTYTVDATQSVLNWNGKKVTGEHYGTVNISKGNLIADGGKLTGGTVEIDLRTITSTDLKDNKEYHDKLIGHLKNDDFFGVDKYPTATFKITKVTPKGGNQYDIVGDLTIKGKTAPATFPATVTTSGNTITANGKATIDRTKYDIRYGSKSFFSNIGDKAINDDFTVDMKVVAKK; the protein is encoded by the coding sequence ATGAAAGTTAATCAACTTTTCGCTGGCCTGATGGCCGCTGTACTGCTGGCTTCAGCCCCGGTTATGGCTGAAAACCCCGGTAAAAAAGTTGCCAAAACCACGGCTAAAGCAACAACCTACACCGTGGACGCCACCCAGAGCGTTCTGAACTGGAACGGAAAGAAAGTAACCGGCGAACACTACGGAACGGTGAACATCAGCAAGGGCAACCTGATCGCGGACGGCGGCAAACTGACCGGCGGTACCGTCGAAATCGACCTGCGTACCATCACGTCCACGGACCTGAAGGACAACAAGGAGTACCACGACAAGCTGATCGGACACCTGAAGAACGACGATTTCTTCGGTGTGGACAAGTACCCGACCGCTACCTTCAAAATCACGAAAGTGACTCCGAAAGGCGGTAACCAGTACGACATTGTCGGCGACCTGACCATTAAGGGCAAAACGGCCCCGGCTACGTTCCCGGCCACGGTGACGACCAGCGGCAACACGATCACGGCCAACGGAAAAGCTACCATCGACCGCACGAAGTACGACATCCGTTACGGCTCGAAGTCGTTCTTCTCGAATATCGGCGACAAAGCCATCAACGACGATTTCACGGTGGACATGAAAGTGGTCGCGAAGAAGTAA
- a CDS encoding N-acetylmuramidase family protein — protein MAVVTLQEQDFQDAARRLRCDVPAIRAVAEVESSGSGFLADGRPRILFEGHIFSRYTKGIYNANYPDISYPKWDVSKYAKGPNAEARGQGEWARLIKAKMLNERAALFSASYGMFQIMGFNHSLCGYTSVDTFVEDMGESARNHLLAFCEYIVHVRLDDELRNHYWKEFAKRYNGPMYQKNRYDEKLALAYARHVAALKPKAPTPTLVAKK, from the coding sequence ATGGCTGTTGTTACGCTTCAGGAACAGGATTTTCAGGACGCCGCCCGGCGGCTGCGCTGTGATGTGCCCGCCATCCGGGCCGTTGCCGAGGTGGAAAGCAGTGGAAGCGGCTTTCTGGCCGACGGTCGCCCGCGCATTCTCTTCGAAGGCCACATTTTCAGCCGTTATACCAAGGGCATTTATAACGCCAACTATCCGGACATCAGCTATCCCAAATGGGACGTCTCCAAATACGCCAAAGGCCCCAATGCCGAAGCCCGCGGGCAGGGCGAGTGGGCGCGGCTGATCAAGGCAAAAATGCTGAACGAGCGGGCGGCCCTGTTTTCGGCCAGTTACGGCATGTTTCAGATCATGGGCTTCAACCACTCCCTTTGCGGCTACACCAGCGTGGATACGTTCGTGGAGGACATGGGCGAAAGCGCCCGGAATCATTTGCTGGCCTTCTGCGAGTACATTGTCCATGTCCGGCTCGACGACGAACTCCGGAATCATTACTGGAAAGAATTCGCCAAACGCTACAACGGGCCGATGTATCAGAAAAACAGGTATGACGAAAAGCTGGCGCTGGCCTACGCCCGTCACGTGGCGGCCCTGAAACCCAAGGCACCCACCCCGACGCTGGTAGCCAAAAAATAA
- a CDS encoding type I restriction enzyme HsdR N-terminal domain-containing protein: MVSLNLPEFEHKIKQIEGKAYIFDVLRKKYVRITPEEWVRQHVVHLLISQYGYPKPLLRAEGGLTLNSLQKRTDVMAFDREGRPFLLVECKAPHIPLTQQVFDQAARYNHVHRAPYLLVTNGMIHYCCRIDPESGTTEFLADFPKFFDA, encoded by the coding sequence ATGGTGTCGCTGAACTTACCGGAATTTGAGCACAAAATTAAGCAGATTGAGGGGAAAGCCTACATCTTTGATGTATTGCGGAAGAAGTACGTGCGCATTACGCCGGAGGAATGGGTTCGTCAGCACGTGGTTCATCTCCTGATTTCGCAGTATGGGTATCCCAAACCCCTGCTCCGGGCGGAGGGCGGACTGACGCTCAACAGCCTGCAGAAACGGACGGATGTGATGGCCTTCGACCGGGAGGGCAGGCCGTTTCTGCTGGTCGAATGCAAAGCGCCGCACATCCCGCTGACCCAGCAGGTCTTCGACCAGGCGGCGCGGTACAACCACGTTCACCGGGCCCCTTACCTGCTGGTCACCAATGGAATGATTCACTACTGCTGCCGCATCGATCCGGAAAGCGGCACGACCGAATTTCTGGCCGACTTCCCGAAGTTCTTTGACGCCTGA
- a CDS encoding GNAT family N-acetyltransferase: protein MSTADIIIRPAVTADSEALCRLARQTMWEAFGPPHNRAEDVLAYLDEALTPDLTREELADPKARFLVAETAAGELVGYAKLRRQRPPRQLRGQQAIEIQRLYVAHNQVGTGLGRRLMDACRELARAEGFQVFWLGVWERNERAIAFYKKMGFSRIGWHYFQFGSERQRDYWMSNNLLET, encoded by the coding sequence GTGAGTACCGCCGATATTATCATTCGCCCGGCCGTAACCGCCGATAGCGAAGCCCTGTGCCGCCTGGCCCGTCAGACCATGTGGGAAGCGTTTGGGCCGCCCCACAACCGGGCGGAGGACGTTCTGGCTTATCTGGACGAAGCCCTGACGCCCGACCTGACCCGGGAAGAACTGGCCGATCCGAAAGCCCGGTTTCTGGTTGCCGAAACGGCGGCGGGCGAACTGGTGGGCTATGCCAAACTGCGCCGCCAGCGGCCGCCCCGCCAGCTCCGCGGGCAACAAGCCATTGAAATTCAGCGTTTATATGTAGCCCACAATCAGGTGGGGACGGGCCTCGGCCGCCGACTCATGGATGCCTGCCGGGAGCTGGCACGGGCAGAAGGGTTTCAGGTGTTCTGGCTGGGCGTGTGGGAGCGCAACGAACGGGCGATTGCGTTCTATAAAAAGATGGGTTTCAGCCGGATTGGCTGGCATTACTTTCAGTTTGGTTCGGAACGTCAGCGCGATTACTGGATGAGCAACAATTTACTGGAAACGTGA